A stretch of Paenibacillus sp. URB8-2 DNA encodes these proteins:
- a CDS encoding alpha/beta fold hydrolase: METVRCEGSPICYSDQGQGEVLVLLHGFCGSAEYWEKVIPILSGSYRVIAPDLRGHGSSDAPLGAYTIEQMADDVLCLLDALDIPKVTLLGHSLGGYVTLSFVQRYGSRLNAFGLIHSTGYPDSDEAREKRLKAVAAIQSQGITDFVDGFVPGLFAPETATSSPELLQRVREIGYKTPPQGAVGAALAMRERPDRRDVISASGLPVLLVAGEKDGLVPMEKTFTADKPNVTKTVIARAGHMSLFEEPEQLADVIKDFAAVLVK; this comes from the coding sequence ATGGAAACGGTGCGTTGTGAAGGAAGCCCCATTTGTTACAGCGATCAAGGGCAGGGTGAAGTTCTTGTCCTGCTTCATGGTTTCTGCGGCAGCGCGGAATACTGGGAGAAGGTCATTCCGATTTTGAGCGGAAGTTACCGCGTCATTGCCCCCGACCTGCGTGGGCATGGTTCTTCGGACGCGCCGCTTGGCGCGTACACTATCGAACAAATGGCCGATGACGTTTTGTGTCTGCTGGATGCGCTGGACATTCCCAAGGTTACGCTGCTTGGCCACTCGCTGGGCGGTTATGTCACCCTTTCGTTCGTGCAGCGGTACGGCTCGCGCCTGAACGCATTTGGTCTGATCCATTCCACGGGATACCCGGACAGCGATGAGGCGAGAGAAAAGCGGCTTAAGGCTGTCGCTGCCATCCAGTCGCAGGGCATTACGGACTTCGTGGACGGGTTCGTGCCGGGACTGTTTGCGCCGGAGACGGCCACGTCCTCGCCGGAGCTGCTGCAGCGGGTCAGGGAAATCGGCTATAAGACGCCGCCTCAGGGCGCGGTGGGAGCCGCTTTGGCGATGCGGGAACGACCCGACCGGCGTGATGTGATCTCTGCCAGCGGGCTGCCGGTGCTGCTTGTGGCGGGGGAGAAGGACGGCCTTGTCCCGATGGAGAAGACCTTTACCGCGGACAAACCGAACGTAACGAAGACGGTCATTGCCCGGGCAGGCCATATGAGCCTGTTTGAAGAACCCGAGCAGCTGGCCGATGTGATCAAGGATTTTGCCGCCGTGCTGGTAAAATAA